The Caproicibacterium lactatifermentans genome contains a region encoding:
- a CDS encoding major tail protein: MANKKNKVKFGLKNCHYAIATLAEDGTVTFGTPVAMPGAVSLSLDAEGDNEPFYADDTVYYMVSNNNGYSGDFELALIPESFLTDVMHETEDANGVIAENKDVEPEHFALLFEFSGDQRKIRHCMYYCSATRPSVSGQTKEDSTEVQTDTLSITVSPLPSGLVKVKTGTNTAESVYNAWYDKVYEPSDTAAGSGTSSGAKASTSYSTEEE; this comes from the coding sequence ATGGCTAATAAGAAGAACAAGGTCAAGTTTGGCCTGAAGAACTGCCACTACGCCATCGCGACGCTTGCCGAGGATGGAACGGTGACATTCGGCACGCCTGTGGCGATGCCCGGCGCGGTCAGTCTTTCCCTTGACGCCGAGGGCGACAACGAGCCGTTCTACGCTGACGACACGGTTTATTACATGGTGTCGAACAACAACGGGTACTCCGGCGACTTCGAGCTGGCACTCATCCCGGAGAGCTTCCTCACGGACGTTATGCACGAAACCGAGGATGCCAACGGCGTCATCGCCGAGAACAAGGATGTGGAGCCGGAGCATTTCGCGCTCCTGTTCGAGTTCTCCGGCGACCAGCGCAAGATCCGCCACTGCATGTACTACTGCTCAGCGACTCGCCCTTCCGTTTCCGGCCAGACCAAGGAGGACTCGACCGAGGTGCAGACAGATACGCTATCGATTACGGTTTCTCCGCTGCCGTCAGGGCTTGTGAAGGTTAAGACCGGAACGAACACAGCCGAGTCCGTTTACAACGCCTGGTACGACAAGGTCTACGAGCCGAGCGACACCGCGGCAGGCTCCGGCACCTCATCCGGTGCCAAGGCAAGCACGAGCTATTCAACCGAGGAGGAGTAA
- a CDS encoding phage tail tape measure protein, with protein sequence MANRIKGITVEIGGDTTKLTESLKSVDKQISNTQKSLRDVNKLLKLDPGNTELLSQKQKGLQTEIAATKERLEALKEAAKQADQALANGDMSQSQYDALQREIVETEQDLKSLTKEYENFGSVSAQKIAAAGEKVKSVGESLSSAGTKMTMGFTAPVVAGATAAVTAYGDVDKQFNLVKQTMGDTANSAEDFEGLWDQIGTSAKNSVYGMQDAADATLNFARQGFTAKEATDMLTPAMNLAAGTGTDLSETTSGLGNAMKMFGADSSEAANYADVLAKAQAQANTTTSELFEAMSVAGPICKTVGWDVKDLATITDVFGNAGISGSEGANALKTGLARLASPAKEGATAMDQLGLSTGQTYAIFNENGTLKDMPTVLANLNSAFSGLTDQEKLEAAANIFGKNQMSKWLTLIQTSPSEVSSLRDALDDCGGSAENMSNALMSGTGGTIEQLKSTFDVLTVTIGQAVAPAFQSLMEKIIDVMNAIMDMDPATQKMILTITAIVAAIGPVLIVVGKMATGVGALMTLAPKIVSAINVVKTGMTALNATMAANPIGLIITAIGLLVAAFIYLWNNCESFRNFWINLWDNIKEVAVTVWTAIKDFFVTIWSAISGVFTSAVNGIRSFLSGAWNGIQSVVTTVMNAISTVIQTVWNGIKTFFTTIFTAIQTVVTTYFNIYKTVITTVLTAIQTVVATIWNAIKTVISTVCTAIQTVVTTVWNAIKTAITTVVNGIKTAVTTAWNGIKTVTSTVFNGIKSVATSVWNGIKSAVMSVVNTMKSGITSAFNTIKSTISGILNGIKSTFTSVFNNIWSFVSGIVNKLKGVFNFKWSLPKIKLPHFSVSGSFSLNPPSIPHFSVSWYKKAMDGGMILKDATIFGQSGNTLLGGGEAGDEAVVGVNSLKNMIRDAVSETAGNSGPLINIENMSVRSDDDIRKISQQLNTLLVGSRRAKGSVI encoded by the coding sequence ATGGCGAACAGAATCAAGGGCATCACCGTCGAGATCGGCGGCGACACCACCAAACTGACCGAATCGCTGAAATCGGTCGACAAACAGATATCGAATACGCAAAAAAGCCTGCGGGACGTGAACAAGCTCCTGAAGCTCGATCCCGGCAACACGGAACTCCTCTCCCAGAAGCAGAAAGGACTCCAGACGGAAATCGCCGCCACCAAGGAGCGTCTCGAAGCACTCAAGGAAGCGGCAAAGCAGGCAGATCAGGCACTCGCGAACGGCGACATGTCGCAAAGCCAGTATGACGCGCTTCAGCGAGAAATCGTCGAAACCGAGCAGGATCTCAAAAGCCTGACCAAGGAATATGAGAACTTCGGCTCCGTCTCCGCGCAGAAAATCGCGGCAGCCGGTGAGAAGGTCAAGTCCGTCGGCGAGAGCCTTTCGAGCGCCGGAACGAAAATGACGATGGGCTTCACTGCGCCCGTCGTAGCAGGAGCAACCGCCGCCGTAACAGCCTATGGCGATGTGGACAAGCAGTTCAACCTCGTCAAGCAGACGATGGGCGACACGGCGAACTCCGCCGAGGACTTCGAGGGCTTGTGGGACCAGATCGGAACGTCCGCGAAGAACTCTGTCTACGGCATGCAGGACGCAGCCGACGCAACGCTGAACTTCGCGCGTCAGGGCTTCACCGCCAAGGAAGCCACGGACATGCTGACTCCGGCGATGAACCTCGCCGCCGGTACCGGCACAGATCTTTCCGAGACCACCTCTGGACTTGGCAACGCCATGAAGATGTTCGGCGCGGACTCCTCTGAAGCGGCAAACTACGCCGACGTTCTCGCCAAGGCACAGGCGCAGGCGAACACAACGACCTCGGAGCTGTTCGAGGCGATGTCCGTCGCAGGCCCTATCTGCAAAACCGTTGGATGGGACGTCAAAGATCTCGCGACGATTACGGACGTGTTCGGCAACGCAGGCATTTCCGGAAGTGAAGGCGCGAACGCTCTGAAAACCGGACTCGCTCGTCTCGCTTCTCCGGCCAAGGAAGGCGCGACGGCGATGGATCAGCTCGGACTTTCCACCGGGCAGACCTACGCCATTTTCAACGAGAACGGCACCTTGAAGGATATGCCGACCGTGCTGGCGAACCTCAACTCCGCGTTCTCCGGGCTGACCGATCAGGAGAAGCTCGAGGCCGCGGCCAACATCTTCGGCAAGAACCAGATGTCCAAGTGGCTGACGCTGATCCAGACCTCGCCGTCGGAAGTTTCTTCTCTCCGTGACGCGCTCGACGACTGCGGCGGCTCGGCAGAGAACATGTCGAACGCCCTGATGTCGGGGACCGGCGGCACGATCGAGCAGCTTAAATCCACCTTTGACGTGCTGACCGTCACCATCGGACAGGCGGTCGCTCCCGCCTTCCAGAGTCTGATGGAGAAGATCATCGACGTGATGAACGCCATCATGGACATGGACCCGGCGACGCAGAAAATGATCCTGACCATCACGGCAATCGTCGCTGCCATCGGTCCCGTGCTGATTGTCGTCGGCAAGATGGCGACCGGTGTCGGAGCCCTGATGACACTTGCTCCGAAAATAGTCTCGGCGATAAATGTCGTGAAAACCGGCATGACTGCGCTCAACGCCACAATGGCGGCGAACCCGATAGGACTGATTATCACGGCAATCGGACTGCTTGTCGCGGCGTTCATCTATCTGTGGAACAACTGCGAGAGCTTCCGCAATTTCTGGATCAACCTGTGGGACAACATCAAGGAAGTCGCGGTAACCGTCTGGACGGCGATCAAGGACTTCTTCGTGACCATCTGGAGCGCGATTTCCGGCGTATTCACTTCTGCGGTGAACGGCATCAGAAGCTTCCTGTCCGGCGCGTGGAACGGAATCCAATCTGTCGTCACAACTGTGATGAATGCGATAAGCACGGTGATTCAGACTGTGTGGAATGGCATCAAGACATTCTTCACCACGATTTTTACAGCGATACAGACGGTCGTTACGACCTACTTCAATATCTACAAGACGGTCATCACGACGGTTCTCACAGCAATTCAGACCGTGGTGGCCACGATATGGAACGCGATAAAGACTGTGATTTCGACGGTCTGCACCGCCATTCAGACTGTCGTCACCACCGTATGGAACGCCATTAAAACCGCGATTACGACTGTGGTGAATGGCATCAAGACCGCCGTCACAACCGCGTGGAACGGAATAAAGACCGTCACCTCGACCGTGTTCAACGGGATAAAATCCGTCGCGACCTCGGTCTGGAACGGCATCAAGTCTGCCGTGATGAGCGTCGTGAACACGATGAAGTCCGGGATCACCTCTGCTTTCAACACGATCAAGAGCACGATCAGCGGCATCCTGAACGGCATCAAGAGCACCTTCACATCGGTGTTCAACAACATCTGGAGCTTCGTCTCCGGCATTGTGAACAAGCTGAAAGGCGTGTTCAACTTCAAGTGGAGCCTGCCGAAAATCAAACTCCCGCATTTCTCGGTTTCCGGCTCTTTCAGCCTGAACCCGCCGAGCATTCCGCATTTCAGCGTCTCCTGGTACAAGAAGGCGATGGACGGCGGCATGATCCTGAAGGACGCGACCATCTTCGGACAGTCCGGCAATACGCTCCTCGGTGGCGGAGAAGCGGGCGATGAAGCAGTGGTCGGCGTGAACAGTCTCAAAAACATGATCCGGGACGCCGTCAGCGAGACCGCCGGGAACTCCGGCCCGCTCATCAACATCGAAAACATGAGCGTCCGAAGCGACGACGACATCCGCAAGATTTCTCAGCAGCTCAACACTCTGCTTGTCGGAAGCAGACGCGCGAAAGGATCGGTGATCTAA